In Ectothiorhodospira sp. BSL-9, a single window of DNA contains:
- a CDS encoding glycine cleavage system protein R gives MPQSPRHSRSTHLLISAMGEQQPGLLDHLTRAILDSGCSVQDSHMAVLGNAFTATLLVSGNWNTLSKLDGALVTLARQQGLDVHTRRTGPGQREGHSLPYSVDVIALDQPGIVHQLVGFFSSRGVTIREMNSQAYTAAHSSTPMFTAHLSVEIPATEHIASLREDFLDLCDELNLDGVIEPIKG, from the coding sequence ATGCCCCAATCCCCGCGTCACTCCCGTAGTACCCATCTGCTCATCTCGGCCATGGGCGAACAACAGCCCGGGCTGCTCGACCACCTCACGCGGGCGATACTCGACAGTGGCTGCAGCGTTCAGGACAGTCACATGGCCGTACTGGGGAACGCCTTCACCGCCACCCTGCTGGTCTCCGGCAACTGGAACACCCTCAGCAAGCTGGACGGTGCCCTGGTCACCCTGGCCCGCCAGCAGGGTCTGGATGTGCATACTCGACGTACCGGCCCCGGGCAACGGGAAGGACACAGCCTGCCGTACTCCGTGGACGTCATCGCCCTGGACCAGCCGGGGATCGTTCACCAGCTGGTGGGCTTCTTCTCCTCCCGGGGGGTGACCATCCGCGAGATGAACAGCCAGGCCTACACCGCCGCCCATTCCTCCACCCCCATGTTCACGGCCCACCTGTCCGTGGAGATCCCCGCCACCGAGCACATCGCCTCACTGCGGGAGGATTTTCTGGATCTGTGCGATGAACTGAACCTGGATGGCGTGATCGAACCGATCAAGGGGTAA
- the dapA gene encoding 4-hydroxy-tetrahydrodipicolinate synthase, whose product MFHGSMVALATPMNEDGSLAEAALEALVEFHVDNGTDAIVAVGTTGESATLDVREHCQVVRQVVEFAKGRVPVIAGTGANSTSEAIELTRLAMQSGADACLLVTPYYNKPTQEGLYRHFKAVADAVPIAQILYNVPGRTAVDLLPETVERLSSISNIIGLKEATGDVQRARDVLGLCGDRLDLYSGDDPTSRDFMLAGGRGIISVTANVAPRAMHEMCKAALAGDPAAAEAAEAPVRGLHQALFVESNPIPVKWALHEMGLIPPGIRLPLTPLSKHLREPLREALQAAHIPLSSSHS is encoded by the coding sequence ATGTTTCACGGCAGCATGGTGGCCCTGGCCACGCCCATGAACGAGGACGGTTCCCTCGCCGAGGCGGCGCTGGAGGCGCTGGTGGAGTTTCACGTGGACAATGGCACGGATGCCATCGTCGCTGTGGGTACCACCGGTGAGTCCGCCACCCTGGATGTGCGTGAGCATTGCCAGGTGGTGCGCCAGGTGGTGGAGTTCGCCAAGGGTCGGGTGCCGGTGATCGCCGGCACGGGGGCCAACTCCACTTCGGAGGCCATTGAGCTCACCCGCCTGGCCATGCAGTCCGGCGCCGACGCCTGCCTGCTGGTGACGCCCTACTACAACAAGCCCACCCAGGAGGGGCTGTATCGCCACTTCAAGGCCGTGGCCGATGCGGTGCCCATTGCCCAGATCCTTTACAACGTGCCCGGTCGCACGGCGGTGGATCTGCTGCCCGAGACGGTGGAACGTCTGTCCAGCATTTCCAATATCATTGGTCTCAAGGAGGCCACCGGCGATGTTCAGCGGGCACGGGATGTGCTGGGGCTGTGTGGTGACCGGCTGGACCTTTACAGCGGAGATGATCCCACTTCCCGGGACTTCATGCTGGCCGGTGGGCGGGGGATCATCTCGGTGACCGCCAATGTGGCTCCCCGGGCGATGCACGAGATGTGCAAGGCGGCCCTGGCTGGTGATCCGGCCGCTGCGGAGGCTGCCGAGGCCCCCGTCAGGGGCCTGCACCAGGCCCTGTTCGTGGAGTCCAATCCCATCCCGGTGAAGTGGGCACTCCATGAGATGGGGCTGATCCCGCCAGGGATCCGCCTGCCCCTGACACCCCTGTCCAAGCACCTGCGCGAGCCCTTGCGCGAAGCCCTTCAGGCTGCACACATTCCCCTGAGTTCCTCGCATTCATGA
- the bamC gene encoding outer membrane protein assembly factor BamC, which yields MKASSVFPKPRHLLPVLAGTLLISGCGLLGERDSADRGETRPLEVPPDLVAPDVDPAFRVPDAPAGRVSAREAPEEIRTQVQESPQDTAARPERVLSYPEGVRVLRDGPVRWLEVDMPPEELWPQLRAFFDGQDVPLARDEPRQGLLETEWMQMQAGVPIEGGIRRLIGRVFGDSYDASTRDQFRVRVEPEGDSGSTVFVSHRSTREVAVSQDDVRWQMAPADPEAEARMLVQIMSYLGPEEEQAVQAVAEARDVTPSLRITQVDGEPVLEIQDRFLSVWRRLGVMLDRASLLVDDQDRSAGTYFVTYRPERDAGEGGFLSRLFGRDETPTLRRDTQYRILLGEADERVRVVARDQQGETLDAQEAEAVLERIREQFEGVE from the coding sequence ATGAAAGCATCATCGGTTTTCCCAAAGCCCCGACACCTGCTGCCGGTCCTGGCTGGTACCCTCTTGATCAGTGGCTGCGGCCTGCTGGGTGAGCGCGATAGCGCCGACCGGGGTGAGACACGCCCGCTGGAGGTGCCACCCGATCTGGTGGCGCCCGACGTGGATCCGGCCTTTCGCGTTCCCGATGCCCCGGCGGGCCGGGTGAGTGCCCGCGAGGCCCCCGAAGAGATTCGGACTCAGGTTCAGGAGAGCCCGCAGGACACGGCAGCGCGTCCCGAAAGGGTGCTGAGCTACCCCGAGGGGGTTCGAGTGCTCCGGGATGGTCCGGTGCGCTGGCTGGAAGTGGACATGCCTCCGGAGGAGTTGTGGCCGCAGCTGCGCGCCTTTTTTGATGGGCAGGATGTACCCCTGGCCAGGGACGAGCCGCGTCAGGGCCTGCTGGAGACCGAATGGATGCAGATGCAGGCCGGGGTGCCCATCGAGGGCGGCATTCGCCGGCTGATCGGTCGCGTGTTCGGGGACTCCTACGATGCCAGCACCCGGGATCAATTCCGGGTGCGGGTGGAGCCGGAAGGAGACTCGGGTTCCACGGTCTTCGTCAGTCACCGCAGCACCCGTGAGGTGGCGGTGAGTCAGGATGACGTGCGCTGGCAGATGGCGCCAGCGGATCCCGAAGCCGAGGCCCGTATGCTGGTGCAGATCATGAGCTACCTGGGCCCCGAGGAGGAACAGGCCGTGCAGGCCGTCGCCGAGGCGCGGGATGTGACGCCATCGCTGCGCATCACTCAGGTGGATGGTGAGCCGGTGCTGGAGATTCAGGACCGTTTCCTGAGTGTGTGGCGTCGTCTGGGGGTGATGCTGGATCGTGCTTCCCTGCTGGTGGATGACCAGGATCGCAGTGCCGGGACGTACTTCGTTACCTACCGCCCGGAACGGGACGCCGGGGAAGGGGGCTTCCTGAGCCGCCTGTTCGGTCGCGATGAAACACCAACCCTGCGCCGGGATACCCAATACCGCATCCTGCTCGGAGAAGCCGACGAGCGTGTGCGGGTGGTGGCGCGCGATCAGCAGGGGGAGACGCTGGATGCCCAGGAGGCCGAAGCCGTGCTGGAACGCATCCGGGAACAGTTCGAAGGGGTTGAATGA
- the folE2 gene encoding GTP cyclohydrolase FolE2, which yields MSTIVPKLITPAIPDVQASADTREIPINKVGIKDIRHPVRVTDRTGADQHTVARFSMYVNLPHDFKGTHMSRFVDILNAHEREITVETFKLMLHEMAERLEAAAGHIEMNFPYFVNKPAPVTGVCSLMDYDVTFIGVIQDGKPQMNIQVLVPVTSLCPCSKGISEYGAHNQRSHVTVNVRIKDFMWVEELIDLVEKEASCELYGLLKRPDEKYVTERAYDNPKFVEDLVRDIAVRLNRDERVSAYSVSSENFESIHNHSAYALIERDKELEALALAKV from the coding sequence ATGAGCACAATCGTTCCCAAGTTGATCACGCCGGCCATCCCCGACGTGCAGGCCAGCGCCGACACCCGTGAAATCCCAATCAACAAGGTGGGCATCAAGGACATCCGTCACCCGGTGCGGGTAACTGATCGCACCGGTGCCGACCAGCACACCGTGGCCCGCTTCTCCATGTATGTGAACCTGCCCCATGACTTCAAGGGCACGCACATGTCGCGTTTCGTGGACATCCTCAATGCCCACGAGCGTGAGATCACGGTGGAAACCTTCAAGCTCATGCTGCATGAAATGGCCGAGCGCCTGGAGGCCGCCGCCGGCCACATCGAGATGAACTTCCCCTACTTCGTGAACAAGCCTGCTCCCGTCACCGGGGTGTGCAGCCTCATGGACTACGACGTCACGTTCATTGGCGTGATCCAGGATGGCAAGCCGCAGATGAACATCCAGGTGCTGGTGCCAGTCACCAGCCTGTGTCCCTGCTCCAAGGGCATCTCCGAGTACGGCGCCCACAACCAGCGCTCCCACGTGACCGTGAACGTGCGCATCAAGGACTTCATGTGGGTGGAGGAATTGATTGATCTGGTGGAGAAGGAGGCTTCCTGTGAACTCTACGGGCTGCTCAAGCGCCCGGATGAAAAATATGTCACCGAGCGGGCTTATGACAATCCCAAGTTCGTCGAGGACCTGGTACGGGATATTGCCGTGCGTCTGAACCGGGATGAACGGGTGTCCGCCTACTCCGTGTCATCGGAAAACTTCGAATCCATTCACAACCACTCTGCCTACGCCCTCATCGAACGGGACAAGGAACTGGAAGCATTGGCACTGGCCAAGGTCTGA
- the queD gene encoding 6-carboxytetrahydropterin synthase QueD, which yields MPKFTLKVLTDFASAHTLRDYPGDCARLHGHNWKVEAEVEASQLDRLGMAVDFKTIKGLAREIAGQLDHQYLNDLEPFRDVNPTAENIAQWFFREMAARLDAPNVRVSAITLWETERACVRYSEDQSKDSAL from the coding sequence GTGCCCAAATTTACTCTCAAGGTGCTGACCGATTTCGCGTCAGCGCACACCCTGCGGGACTATCCCGGGGATTGCGCCCGGCTGCACGGCCACAACTGGAAGGTGGAAGCCGAAGTGGAGGCGTCGCAGCTGGACAGGCTGGGCATGGCGGTGGACTTCAAGACCATCAAGGGGTTGGCGCGCGAGATTGCCGGCCAACTGGATCACCAATATCTGAATGATCTGGAACCCTTCCGGGACGTGAACCCGACCGCCGAGAACATTGCCCAGTGGTTTTTCCGCGAAATGGCGGCGCGACTCGACGCCCCCAACGTAAGGGTCAGCGCCATCACCCTGTGGGAAACCGAGAGGGCCTGCGTGCGGTACTCGGAAGACCAGTCAAAGGACTCAGCCCTATGA
- the dxs gene encoding 1-deoxy-D-xylulose-5-phosphate synthase: MTQTDSYPLLSRIHSPEDIRGWSTDELSSLAEEMRAFLLESVSRTGGHLAANLGTVELTIALHHVFNTPEDRLVWDVGHQSYPHKILSGRRDDMKSLRQKGGLAGFPKRDESCFDCFGVGHSSTSISAALGMALGARQRGERRKSVAIIGDGAMTAGMAFEALNHAGDEKADLLVVLNDNNMSISANVGALNRHLASLLSGPMYSSMREGSKRVLNHMPPMREFMRRAEEHVKGMIVPSTLFEELGLNYFGPVDGHDVNGLVKMLRNIYTMEGPILLHVVTHKGRGYAPAEEDPCTYHGVGSFDPNQGIQGGKGGGSPTYTQVFGQWLCDQAEADERMVAITPAMSEGSGMTAYVERFPERYHDVGIAEQHAITLAAGMACEGVKPVVAIYSSFLQRGYDQLIHDVALQNLPVLFAVDRAGVVGPDGPTHAGSFDISFLRCIPNMVIMAPADENECRRMLSTGFLLDQPAAVRYPRGKGPGVLPEAGLIPLPVGQADVRRRGKGVAILAFGTPLAQALEVGERLGATVINMRFVKPLDEQRVLEAAREHDLLVTVEDNVVAGGAGSAVAECLAAHDIAIRLLHLGLPDRFQSHGTREELLTDAGLDTDSIEAAIRKRLGPQACAGAAGGVISDQIGKV, encoded by the coding sequence ATGACCCAGACTGATTCGTATCCCCTGCTCTCGCGCATCCACAGCCCGGAGGATATCCGCGGCTGGTCCACGGATGAACTCTCCTCTCTGGCAGAGGAGATGCGAGCCTTTCTGCTGGAATCCGTCTCCCGCACCGGCGGCCACCTGGCTGCCAATCTGGGTACGGTAGAACTCACCATCGCCCTGCATCATGTCTTCAATACACCCGAGGACCGCCTGGTCTGGGATGTAGGCCACCAGAGCTACCCCCACAAGATCCTCAGTGGCCGTCGCGACGACATGAAGTCCTTGCGCCAGAAGGGCGGCCTGGCCGGATTCCCCAAGCGTGACGAAAGCTGTTTCGACTGCTTCGGTGTCGGCCATTCCAGCACCTCGATCAGCGCCGCCCTGGGCATGGCCCTGGGGGCGCGCCAGCGGGGCGAGCGACGCAAGTCCGTGGCCATCATCGGCGATGGCGCCATGACTGCCGGCATGGCCTTCGAGGCCCTCAATCATGCCGGCGACGAAAAGGCCGACCTGCTGGTGGTGCTCAACGACAACAACATGTCCATCTCGGCCAACGTGGGCGCCCTCAACCGTCACCTGGCCAGCCTGCTTTCCGGCCCCATGTATTCCAGCATGCGCGAAGGCAGCAAGCGGGTGCTGAATCACATGCCCCCCATGCGCGAATTCATGCGCCGCGCGGAGGAGCATGTGAAGGGCATGATCGTCCCCAGCACCCTGTTCGAGGAACTGGGGCTGAACTATTTCGGCCCGGTGGACGGCCATGACGTGAATGGCCTGGTGAAGATGCTGCGCAACATCTACACCATGGAAGGGCCGATCCTGCTGCACGTGGTCACCCATAAGGGGCGCGGTTACGCGCCGGCCGAGGAGGACCCCTGCACCTACCACGGGGTGGGCAGTTTCGACCCCAACCAGGGCATTCAGGGCGGCAAGGGCGGCGGCTCACCCACCTACACCCAGGTGTTCGGCCAGTGGCTGTGCGACCAGGCTGAAGCAGACGAGCGCATGGTGGCAATCACCCCCGCCATGAGCGAGGGCTCGGGCATGACCGCCTATGTGGAACGCTTCCCGGAACGCTACCACGACGTGGGCATCGCCGAGCAGCATGCCATCACCCTGGCCGCCGGCATGGCCTGCGAGGGCGTCAAGCCCGTGGTGGCCATCTACTCTTCTTTCCTGCAACGGGGCTACGACCAGCTGATCCACGACGTGGCCCTGCAGAACCTTCCCGTGCTGTTCGCCGTCGACCGTGCCGGCGTGGTGGGCCCCGATGGCCCCACCCACGCGGGGAGTTTCGATATCTCCTTCCTGCGCTGCATCCCCAACATGGTCATCATGGCCCCGGCGGACGAGAACGAATGTCGGCGCATGCTCTCCACCGGCTTTCTTCTCGACCAGCCCGCTGCCGTGCGCTACCCCCGGGGCAAGGGCCCTGGCGTGCTGCCCGAAGCGGGCCTCATCCCCTTGCCCGTGGGTCAGGCGGACGTGCGCCGCCGCGGCAAGGGCGTGGCCATCCTGGCCTTTGGTACCCCACTGGCCCAGGCCCTGGAAGTGGGCGAACGACTGGGCGCCACGGTGATCAACATGCGTTTTGTGAAACCTCTGGACGAGCAGCGGGTACTGGAAGCGGCCCGGGAACATGACCTGCTGGTCACCGTGGAAGACAACGTGGTCGCCGGCGGCGCCGGCAGTGCCGTGGCCGAGTGCCTGGCCGCCCATGACATCGCCATCCGTCTGCTGCATCTGGGTCTGCCGGATCGCTTCCAGAGCCACGGCACCCGCGAGGAACTGCTGACCGACGCCGGCCTCGACACTGACAGCATCGAGGCGGCCATACGCAAGCGCCTGGGCCCCCAGGCTTGTGCCGGCGCGGCCGGTGGCGTAATATCCGACCAAATTGGTAAAGTTTAA
- the ispA gene encoding (2E,6E)-farnesyl diphosphate synthase, with translation MESRISELQQRVEAALAGWLPEPNILPGRLHEAMRYSALDGGKRIRPVLAYATGTALGVPLDQLDGPACAVELIHVYSLVHDDLPAMDDDDLRRGKPTCHKAYDDATAILVGDALQALAFQILATDPHMVDDPAARLRMVEQLARASGSRGMVGGQAIDLGSAGKQLDIAELEGMHVHKTGALIRAAVLMGANSHPDVDPHTLEGLDRFAKCIGLAFQIRDDILDVEGDTQTLGKTQGADQALGKATYPAIIGLESSKQQARELVDRALEGIATLDDRADLLRWIARFIVERIN, from the coding sequence GTGGAATCACGTATTTCCGAGCTGCAGCAACGGGTTGAAGCCGCCCTGGCCGGCTGGCTGCCCGAGCCCAACATCCTGCCTGGCCGATTGCATGAGGCCATGCGCTACTCCGCCCTGGATGGCGGCAAGCGCATCCGGCCGGTGCTGGCCTACGCCACCGGAACCGCCCTGGGTGTCCCCCTGGATCAACTGGACGGCCCCGCCTGCGCCGTGGAACTGATCCATGTGTATTCCCTGGTGCATGACGACCTGCCGGCCATGGATGACGACGATCTGCGCCGCGGCAAGCCCACCTGCCACAAGGCCTACGACGACGCCACCGCCATCCTGGTAGGAGACGCCCTGCAGGCCCTGGCCTTCCAGATCCTGGCCACCGACCCCCACATGGTGGACGATCCGGCCGCCCGTCTACGCATGGTGGAGCAACTGGCCCGGGCCTCCGGCTCCCGGGGCATGGTCGGCGGTCAGGCCATCGACCTGGGCTCTGCCGGCAAGCAACTGGACATTGCCGAACTGGAAGGCATGCATGTGCACAAGACTGGCGCCCTGATCCGGGCCGCCGTGCTCATGGGGGCCAACAGTCACCCTGACGTGGACCCGCACACCCTTGAGGGCCTGGACCGCTTCGCCAAGTGCATCGGCCTGGCCTTTCAGATCCGCGACGACATCCTGGACGTGGAAGGCGATACCCAGACCCTGGGCAAGACCCAGGGGGCCGACCAGGCCCTGGGCAAGGCCACCTACCCGGCCATCATTGGCCTGGAATCCTCCAAGCAGCAGGCCCGGGAACTGGTGGACCGCGCCCTGGAGGGCATTGCCACACTGGATGACCGGGCCGATCTGCTGCGCTGGATCGCCCGTTTCATCGTCGAGCGCATCAACTGA
- a CDS encoding exodeoxyribonuclease VII small subunit, whose product MTTGDTPDNPAEFEKDLEALEALVGRMEQGELSLEASLKEFERGIALTRRCQKALTEAEQKVRRLTEDGTEIDLDTPEPAGPDGED is encoded by the coding sequence ATGACCACAGGCGACACCCCTGACAATCCGGCCGAGTTTGAAAAGGACCTGGAAGCCCTTGAGGCCCTGGTGGGCCGCATGGAACAGGGGGAGCTGTCGCTGGAGGCCTCGCTGAAGGAATTCGAGCGCGGTATCGCGCTCACCCGCCGCTGCCAGAAGGCCCTGACCGAGGCGGAACAGAAGGTGCGCCGACTCACCGAGGATGGCACCGAGATCGATCTCGACACGCCCGAACCAGCGGGCCCGGACGGAGAAGACTGA
- the radA gene encoding DNA repair protein RadA, translated as MAKPRVQHQCTACGALSPKWAGQCPDCGAWNTLEEVASPPAPNAANGSRFVGYAGGPAQVKRLGEVTTEGDARNTTGISELDRALGGGLVQGSVVLIGGDPGIGKSTLLLQALATLPDLASLYVTGEESPEQVSLRGRRLGLPCDDLRLLTETCVERIVEHAQREKPQVMVVDSIQTIHSEQLQSAPGSVAQVRESAAVLVRYAKQTGTAVFIVGHVTKEGQIAGPRVLEHMVDTVLYFEGDPGGRYRVLRAVKNRFGAVNELGVFAMLETGLKPVSNPSAIFLSRHEEPVPGSVIMVTREGTRPLMVEVQALVAESHAPQPRRVTVGLEQNRLAMLLAVLHRHGGLALYDQDVFVNVVGGVRVTETAADLPMLLSALSSFRDRPLPHELVSFGEVGLAGEIRPVPNGEERLREAAKHGFTRAVVPAGNAPRKPIQGMEVTAASRLSQILDVI; from the coding sequence ATGGCCAAGCCCCGCGTACAGCATCAATGCACCGCCTGTGGGGCCCTGTCCCCCAAATGGGCTGGCCAGTGCCCCGACTGCGGTGCCTGGAACACCCTGGAGGAAGTGGCTTCCCCACCGGCACCCAATGCCGCCAACGGCAGCCGGTTCGTCGGCTATGCCGGCGGCCCCGCCCAGGTGAAGCGCCTGGGCGAGGTGACCACCGAGGGCGACGCCCGCAACACCACCGGCATTTCGGAACTGGACCGCGCCCTGGGCGGCGGACTGGTGCAGGGTTCGGTGGTGCTCATCGGCGGCGACCCGGGGATTGGCAAGTCCACCCTGCTCCTGCAGGCCCTGGCCACCCTGCCCGACCTGGCCAGTCTCTACGTGACCGGCGAGGAATCACCCGAACAGGTCTCCCTGCGCGGCCGCCGCCTGGGCCTGCCCTGCGACGATCTGCGCCTGCTCACCGAGACCTGCGTGGAGCGCATCGTTGAGCACGCCCAGCGGGAGAAGCCCCAGGTCATGGTGGTGGACTCGATCCAGACGATCCATTCCGAACAACTGCAATCGGCCCCGGGCTCGGTGGCCCAGGTGCGCGAGAGCGCGGCGGTGCTGGTGCGCTATGCCAAGCAGACCGGCACCGCCGTGTTCATCGTCGGCCACGTGACCAAGGAGGGCCAGATCGCCGGCCCGCGCGTACTGGAGCACATGGTGGATACGGTGCTTTATTTCGAGGGGGATCCCGGCGGGCGCTACCGGGTGCTCCGGGCGGTGAAGAACCGTTTTGGTGCGGTGAATGAACTGGGGGTCTTCGCCATGCTGGAGACCGGCCTCAAGCCGGTGAGCAACCCCTCGGCCATCTTCCTGTCACGTCACGAGGAACCGGTGCCCGGCAGCGTGATCATGGTGACCCGTGAGGGTACGCGACCACTGATGGTGGAAGTGCAGGCCCTGGTGGCCGAGAGCCATGCCCCCCAGCCCCGGCGGGTGACCGTCGGCCTGGAACAGAACCGCCTGGCCATGCTCCTGGCGGTGCTGCATCGCCACGGCGGCCTCGCCCTCTATGATCAGGACGTCTTCGTCAATGTGGTGGGTGGCGTGCGGGTCACGGAAACCGCCGCCGACCTGCCCATGCTGCTCTCGGCCCTGTCCAGCTTCCGCGACCGCCCCCTGCCCCATGAACTGGTGAGCTTTGGCGAGGTGGGCCTGGCCGGCGAGATCCGTCCGGTGCCCAATGGCGAGGAGCGCCTGCGGGAGGCCGCCAAGCATGGTTTCACCCGCGCCGTGGTGCCCGCCGGCAATGCGCCGCGCAAGCCCATCCAGGGCATGGAGGTCACCGCCGCCAGCCGCCTTTCCCAGATTCTGGACGTGATCTGA
- a CDS encoding HlyC/CorC family transporter — protein MEHIPLGALAAVLVVLFVCSAFFSGSETALMALNRYRMRHMAQAGHGGARRAQKLLDKPDRLIGLILLGNNFVNILITQLATYIGFRVYGDVGVAVATGLLTLTLLVFAEVAPKTLAALHSDRVAYPAAYVFTPLLVVAYPLVWTVNLVANAVLRVVGVRAQNRAHQALSSEELRVAVNEAGSLIPARHQRMLVNLLDLEKATVEDIMVPRNEIVGIDLEDDWEEIEDQIIHSQYTRLPVFKGNVDNMLGFIHLRRVLPMVYRNEFTEAQLRANLREPYFIPQGTNLNRQLLNFQRAQRRIGLVVDEYGDIEGLVTLEDLLEEVVGEFTTDPSAVSPEVLPQEDGSYLVDATIHLRELNRILGSRFPVDGPRTLNGMLLEYLETIPDANTSVLIDRYPIEIVHVKSNAIKTVRVGPRLPARAGGEDSASP, from the coding sequence TTGGAACACATTCCCTTAGGCGCACTGGCTGCCGTGCTGGTGGTGCTGTTTGTCTGTTCGGCCTTTTTCTCCGGGTCGGAAACCGCCTTGATGGCGCTGAACCGCTATCGCATGCGCCACATGGCGCAGGCGGGCCATGGCGGCGCACGCCGCGCCCAGAAACTGCTGGACAAGCCGGATCGGCTCATCGGCCTGATCCTGCTGGGCAATAACTTCGTCAACATCCTGATCACCCAGCTGGCCACCTACATCGGCTTCAGGGTCTATGGCGATGTGGGCGTGGCCGTGGCCACGGGCCTGCTCACCCTCACCCTGCTGGTCTTCGCCGAGGTAGCCCCCAAGACCCTGGCTGCCCTGCACTCGGATCGCGTGGCCTACCCGGCCGCGTACGTATTCACTCCCCTGCTGGTGGTGGCCTACCCGCTGGTATGGACCGTGAACCTGGTGGCCAATGCCGTGCTGCGTGTCGTGGGTGTACGTGCCCAGAACCGCGCCCATCAGGCCCTGTCCAGCGAGGAATTGCGGGTGGCCGTGAACGAGGCCGGCAGCCTGATCCCGGCCCGTCACCAGCGCATGCTGGTGAATCTGCTGGATCTGGAAAAGGCCACCGTGGAAGACATCATGGTGCCGCGCAACGAGATCGTGGGTATCGATCTGGAGGATGACTGGGAAGAGATCGAGGACCAGATCATCCACAGCCAGTACACCCGCCTGCCGGTCTTCAAGGGCAACGTGGATAACATGCTGGGTTTCATCCACCTGCGGCGTGTGTTGCCCATGGTCTACCGGAATGAATTCACCGAGGCCCAGCTTCGCGCCAACCTGCGCGAGCCTTACTTCATCCCCCAGGGCACCAATCTCAATCGCCAGTTGCTCAACTTCCAGCGCGCCCAGCGGCGCATCGGCCTGGTGGTGGATGAATATGGTGACATCGAGGGCCTGGTCACCCTGGAAGACCTGCTGGAGGAAGTGGTGGGCGAATTCACCACCGACCCGTCCGCAGTCTCACCCGAAGTACTCCCCCAGGAGGACGGCAGCTATCTGGTGGACGCCACCATCCACCTGCGGGAACTGAACCGCATCCTCGGGTCCCGGTTCCCGGTGGACGGCCCACGCACCCTCAACGGCATGCTGCTGGAGTATCTGGAGACGATCCCCGATGCCAATACCAGCGTACTCATCGACCGCTACCCCATCGAAATCGTCCACGTGAAAAGCAACGCCATCAAGACCGTGCGCGTCGGCCCGCGCCTGCCCGCCAGGGCCGGGGGCGAAGACAGCGCCAGTCCTTGA
- a CDS encoding inner membrane protein YpjD translates to MLVAAFGLLATVFYFMSGALLMQRLRRAAGGEPPSDKGRLLLFSAWGAAIVLHALVLYHFMFGANGFGIGVFSVVSMTAWIIAVFLFVWSLRHPIHVLGIILLPFAGVTVALEMALAGGAPTATVADPGLRAHMLLAMIAFSLLTIAAIQAGLLALQNYSLHNHRPGGLIRALPPLSMMDSMLFHIIGWGFIFLTAALGTGLFVLEDILAQQLAHKVVFAIIAWVVFAILLFGRFRFGWRGRKAVRWTLMGFAWLVVAYVGTKLVMEVMLGIA, encoded by the coding sequence ATGCTCGTAGCCGCCTTCGGATTACTCGCCACCGTGTTCTACTTCATGAGTGGAGCCCTGCTGATGCAGCGGCTGCGCCGTGCTGCTGGCGGGGAGCCGCCCTCGGACAAGGGCCGTCTCCTGCTGTTTTCCGCGTGGGGCGCCGCCATCGTCCTGCACGCCCTGGTGCTCTACCACTTCATGTTTGGAGCCAACGGATTCGGTATCGGGGTCTTCAGTGTTGTCTCCATGACGGCCTGGATCATCGCCGTGTTCCTGTTTGTCTGGTCACTGCGCCACCCCATCCACGTGCTGGGCATCATCCTGCTGCCATTTGCTGGCGTGACCGTAGCGCTGGAGATGGCCCTGGCCGGCGGCGCACCCACCGCCACGGTGGCCGACCCCGGGCTGCGCGCCCACATGCTGCTGGCCATGATCGCCTTCAGCCTGCTCACCATCGCCGCCATTCAGGCGGGCCTGCTGGCGCTGCAGAACTACAGCCTGCACAATCATCGCCCCGGCGGCCTGATCCGGGCGCTGCCACCGCTGTCGATGATGGATTCCATGCTGTTCCACATCATCGGCTGGGGCTTCATCTTTCTCACCGCAGCACTGGGCACAGGCCTGTTCGTGCTGGAAGACATCCTCGCCCAGCAACTGGCCCACAAGGTGGTGTTTGCCATCATCGCCTGGGTGGTGTTCGCCATCCTGCTGTTCGGGCGCTTCCGCTTCGGCTGGCGTGGTCGCAAGGCCGTGCGCTGGACGCTCATGGGTTTTGCCTGGCTGGTGGTGGCCTACGTGGGCACCAAACTGGTCATGGAAGTGATGCTGGGCATCGCCTGA